The sequence CATGGGCGGCACGCTGACGGCGTCCGTGGGCCTGCTGGGCGACGTGAAGGTGCACGTGGAGGCGGACGGGCTGAAGGCTTCCGGCGGCAACCTGCCGGCCTTCACCGGCATGGACATGGACGGTGAAATCAACGGCGCCCTCGCGCTCACCCTGCCCAAGGGGAAGACCGCCGCGGACGCGGACCTGTCCCAGGCGGACGGCGAGCTGACGCTGGACACGCAGGGGCTCGTCATCAAGGGCGGCAAGGTGTCCGTGCCCATGGGCGGCGGCCAGGCCGTGCCCATGGACCTGCCGAAGATTGCGCTGGGCAACCTCACCGGCCGCATCCAGTTCGAGAAGGGCCTGGGCACCGTGCAGTCGCTGCGGCTCAAGAGCGAGGACCTGGAGGCGCTGGCCACCGGCACGCTGAAGCTGGGCAAGAAGCTGGAGTACAGCGAGCCGGCCATGGATGTGAACATCAAGCTGGACCCCGACTTCCAGAAGCGCCTGGGCCTCCTCGGCGCGGGTGTCACCATCCTCCCGCCGGACAAGAAGGACCCCAGCTTCCGCGCCGCGCGCCTCGCCGGCTTCCTCAACCGGCCCACCTTCCTGCCGCGCCGCTGAAGAGGCTCCCCGCCCCACGCCCGGGATTCCTACCCGAGGCGTGGGGTTGAAAGGTGAACACCTTCCTGTGTAAAGCCCTGCCCTTCGGACCTGCCGGGAGAGGCTGCAATGCCGGAGCTGGTGTTCTTTCGTCGTGGCGAGGAGGTGTTGAGGGTGGCGGTGGACCGGGCCCGGTTGGTGCTCGGTCGCGGCGAGCAGAGCGACGTCGCCATTCCAGACCCAGAGGTGAGCCGCCAGCAGGTGGCCCTCCTGTGGGACGGCGAGCGCTGCCGGATTGAGGACCTGTCCGGCAAGGGCACCACCGTGGCGGGCAAGTCCCTCACCACGGGTGAGCTGGCGGACGGCGCGGACCTGGCGCTGGGTCAGTGGCGCGCGGTGTTCCGCGTGCGCGCGGGTGGCGAGGGCGCGGACCAGACCACGGAGGTAGGGCACACCACGTCCGTGCAGACTCCGGACGCGAAGGCCTCGCGCTGGCAGGCCGCGCAGGTGCGCGTGAAGCAGGGCCTCAACGAGTCCGTGCACCGGCTCACGGGAGAGGGTTTCACCGCGGGCAAGGATGCCGCGTGCGACCTCGTGCTCAATGACCGCTTCGCCTCCAGCCGGCACCTGAAAGTCACGCGGCGCGACGGCGTCTTCCACGTGGTGGACCTGCGCTCCACCAACGGCACGTGGCTGGGCCCGGTGCGCGTCTTCGAGGCGGAGGTGCCGCTGCCCACCGTGCTGCGCGTGGGCGAGACGGAGCTGGTGCTGGAGGCCGCCGCGCAGGCGGCGCGCAAGGAGGTGGCGGACTTCCACGGCATCATCGGCGCGGACCCGTCCGTGAAGCAGCTGGCGGAGCTGATTGAGCGCGTGGCCCCGTCCTCCGCGGCGGTGACGGTGCTGGGCGAGTCCGGTACCGGCAAGGAATTGGTGGCGCGCGCCATCCACGCATGCTCGCAGCGCGCCAACCGGGCCCTCATCCCCGTCAACTGCGCGGCCATCTCCAAGGAGCTCATCGAGAGCGAGCTGTTCGGCCACGAGAAGGGCTCCTTCACGGGCGCGGCCAACGCGCGCAAGGGCGCCTTCGAGGAGGCCGACGGCGGCACCCTCTTCCTCGACGAGATTGGCGAGCTGCCGCTGGACTTGCAGGCCAAGCTGCTGCGCGCGCTGGAGGGCGGCGAAATCAAGCGCGTGGGCGCCAGCCGCCCGGTGCAGGTGGACGTGCGGGTGGTGGCGGCCACCAACCGCGACTTGCTCGCCGCCGCGCGCGAGGGCCGCTTCCGCGAGGACTTGTACTACCGGCTCTGCGTGATTCCGCTGCACCTGCCGCCCTTGCGCAGCCGCAAGGCGGACCTGTCCATGCTGGCCGAGCACTTCATCCGCACCTACGCGCCGCGCGGGCAGGCGGTGCGCTTCACGCCCTCGGCGCTGGAGCGGCTGCAGCACCATGCGTGGCCGGGCAACATCCGCGAGCTGCGCAACGTGGTGCACCGCGCGCTGCTGCTGCGCAAGGGGCCCGTCATCGACGCGGGCGACATCTCCTTCGACCAGGAGCTCAACCGCGACACCGGCATCTCCGTGCCGGAGATTCCGCCCGGCATGACGCTGGAGCAGATGCTGGAGCGGCTGGAGCGCCAAATCGTCGAGGCCGCGCTCAAGCGCTGCAACAACAACCGCGAGCGCGTGGCGCGCGAGCTGGGCGTGGCCCGCTCCACCCTCTTCAAGCGGCTGAAGGACTGGGGCCTGACGAAGCAGGACGAGCAGGAGTAGGCCCTCCCGCGAGGGCATGTGCGTGTCGCGCTCCGGACACGCGGGGTGAAGAACCCTTTCTCCACGGGGCGATAGACCCTTCTGGCGGCTGGTTCGTTCACACGGGAGGAAGTCCCACCCGGGGTGTTCCAGGAGACCACCCGTCATGCACGCCGCCGCTCTCGCCCTTCCGCCGCTGTCGCAGCTCTACAACGAGCACCGTCCTCGCGCGCTGGCCATCGCCCGGCGCATCGTCGGCGACACCGACGACGCGGAGGACGTGGTGCAAGACGTCTTCGCGAGGCTGGCCCGCAGGGCGCCGGGCTTCGGCGGCAGGGCGGCGTGGAGCACGTGGCTGCACCGGGTCATGGTGAACAGCAGCATCAACTGGCTGCGCGCGCGCAAGCGCCGCGAGCGGCTGACCCACGAGCCGCAGGAGCCGCTGTCGCCCGAATTGCTCGCGGTGGGCGCGGAGATGGAGCGCCACTTCGGCGAGGCCCTGGAGGACATCAACGAGCAGCAGCGCCAGGTGCTCTACCTGCGCGAGGTGCGGGGCCTCAGCTACCCGGAGATTGCGCGCCTGTTGCGCATCCCCGAGGGCACGGTGAAGAGCACGCTGCACCGCGCCCGTCAGCGCGCACTGACGTTGATGGCGGAACGCGGCCAGCAGCCCTGACGCCACGTGAAGTGGGCCTCGCCTGCTAAGCAGGCGTGTGGAGGGCCCGCAGGGGGAGGCCGGGCCCGCCGCGCCTTCCGGCCCGTGAGGCTCCAGGGCCGGCCCACCCCGCTTCCCTGGAGTCACCCTTCATGCGCCGTACCTCGCTGTGCCTGCTCCCGCTGCTGCTCGCCGCCACGGCGGCGTGGGGCCAGACGTCCATCCCCACCCTCACGTTCAACGACAGCGCACTCAACTGGAGCGTCGTCCAGTCCGCGCCGCTGGTTCCGGGTGGGCAGGTGAAAATCCTCTACGACACGGACCGGCTGCCGGGCTGCCGCGGCACCGCCCCCGACGGAGGCCCGGGCTGGGCCGTCACCGGCTACTACCAGCTCAACGACGGCACCGTGGGCAACTTCTTCGCGGGCGGCCGTCCGTCCTTCCCCGGCCAGTCGCCGGAGGCCGTGCTCGAGTTGCCGGAGAACGGCGGCCTCGCGCTGTGGTTCCAGGTGACGAACCTGTGGGGCTGCAGCGAGTGGGACTCGAACTACGGCAACAACTTCCGCTTCGACGTGGGCAGCCCGCGCATCGTCTTCGGCTCCAACTGGACGACGGCTGTCTACGGGACGCTGAAGAAGGGCGGCAACGTGGTGGTGGACTACGACATCACCCGGCTGTCCGGCTGCCGCCAGACGTACAACGGCTACCAGACGTGGGACGTGGAGGCGCAGTACCGCTTCGACGGGGGCACGGTGCAGACCGCGCCGCTGACGCAGGTGGTGGGCACCTTCGGCCGTGAGCAGGTGCCGGCCGTGCTCGCCATTCCCACCACCGCGAGCCACCTGGAGCTGTGGTTCCACAACTGGGACCGCACCTCGTGCGTGACGTGGGACTCCGCCTACGGCCAGAACTACCACTTCTACCCGGTGCCCTGAGGTAGCACCGTGGGCCGCGGAAGGTGTCACCCGCGGCCCGCGGCGGGGCGTGCGCTACTCGTCGCCCTTCGAGCCGACGAACTGGTCCGCCTTCTCCTTGAAGAGGACGTTGAAGCTCGTCAGCGAGCCGTAGACGCGGGTGATGTAGCTCTGCATCTCCACCTTCTCCGCGTCCGTCAGCTTGGGGTGCGCGTTGAGCTTCTGCTCCAGCACGCGCAGCTTGTCGCGCACCATGACGACCTTGTGGAACAGGCTGTCGATGGGCATGTCCTTGGGCTGGAGCTCCGGGTTGCCGGGGACGAGGCGCAGCGTGCCGCCCTCCCACTTGTTGGCCAGGGGGGGCGCGTCGCCCAGACCGGACGCCTCCCGGAAGATGTCCATCAGCTCTTCACGCGTCATGCTCAGCCCTTCCAAATCCACTTCTTCTTGAGGGTCCACGCGGCGCCGCACCACCACGGGCGCCACGCTGCGCGCGGAGCGCTCGCGCGCGGTGACGGACGGCGTCAACGGCGCGGCGCTCCCCTTGGGCACGTACTTGTCGCAGATGGGAGCGGACGGGGGGAACATGCCGCGCCACGAGTGCAGCCGGCACGTCCCCACCCAGCCCTTCCCCACCTCGATGGAGTGCGGGCTGAACAGCTTGCAGTTGGCGCACACCCGCTCGTCCGGCCTGAAGACGGGCAGGGGCAGCGAGCCGTTTCCCGCGTCCGACATCAGCGCGTCTCCCGCACCATGGGCGGGCCCTTGCGCACGCCCAGCTCGCGGAGGAGCGCGTCCGCGTCCTCCACCTGGTCCAGCATCCAGAGGATGTAGCGCACATCCACGTTGACGTTGCGGGCCACGTCCGGGTTGTAGCCGAAGTCGTTGGCCACGTTCTCCCAGACGCGGTCGAAGTTGACGCCCACGAGCTGGCCCTTGCCGTTGACGGTGGGGCTGCCCGAGTTGCCACCCGTGGTGTCCGCGTCCGCCAGGAAGTCCACCGGCACGTCCTTCAGGCGCGGGTCCATCCACGTGCCGAAGCGCTTCGCCTCGGCCACCTTGGACACCTTCTCCGGCACGTCGAAGGGCTCCTCGCCGGTGTGCTTGGCCAGCATGCCCGACAGCGTCGTCTGCGGCGTGTAGATGGCGCCGTCGCGCGGCGAGTAGCCCTGCACCTTCGCGAACGTCACGCGCAGGGTGCTGTTGGCGTCCGGGGCCACCGGCTTGCCCGCGTGCGCCAGCACGGCCTTGCGCCACTCCGGCCGCAGGCGCAGCGTGGCGCCGTCGCGGCGGTCCTCGATGTCGTCGAGCGCGTCCAACTCCTTGGCCAGGTCCAGGCCGAAGGCGAGCAGCGGGTCCTTGCGGGCCGTCAGCTGCGCCACCGTCTCGCCCGCCATCTTCATGCGCTCGTCGAGCGTGAGGACCTTGGTGCCGGCGTACATGGCATCAATCTTCGCGGCGACGTCCTTCTCGGAGAACGTCTTGCCGAAGTGCGCGTCCACGGCGGCGATGCGCTCGTTGGGGCCCAGGGCCTGCGCGCGCTTCACGAAGGCGAGCAGCAGGCGCTTGTCCGCGGCGAGGAAGAGGTTCTTCTGCTCGCGCTCCAGGCGGTCCTTGAGGCGCGGCAGCTCGCGGTCCATGAACTCCGGGCGCCGCTCCAAGTCGGGCTTCGCGTGCTCCGCGGCGAGGCGGGCCACCGTGGCGGCCAGCGCCGGGCCGCGCGCGAGCCGCGTCGCCGAGCCGAGGAGGAACTCGCGCTCGAAGAGCTTCGTCGTCTCGCCCTGGAGGGCCAGCAACTCCTCGCGCGCCTTGAGGGCGTCCGCCCACTTCGCGCCGCCCTTCTTCGCCCACTCCGTCACGGCGTTCTCCGCCGTGTGCTGCTTCTCCACGATGTGGCCGCGCTTCAGGCCCTCGAGCTGGCCGCCCGCGTTCTTGTAGACGTTGTGCAGGCTCTTGAGCTGCGAGGCGACGGCAATCTTCCCGGCGGCGTCCTTCTCGCCCTCCGCCTCGAGGATGCGGATGGCCTCGCCGTAGACGTCGCGGATGCGCGGGTAGACCTGCGACTGGCGCGAGGCCATCTCGTCCGCGAGCAGCGCGCGGTAGGTGCGGCCGGGGTAGCCCAGCACCATGACGAAGTCGTTGGGCTTCACGCCCTCGGTGGCGAGCGGGAAGAAGAACTCGGCCTTGTAGGGGACGTTCTTGTCGCTGTAGGGCGCGGACGTCCCGTCCGGCGCGGTGTAGGCGCGGATGATGGCGAAGTCACCGGTGTGGCGCGGCCACATCCAGTTGTCCTCCTCGCCGCCGTACTCGCCCACCGAGCGGGGCGGCGCGTAGACGAGCCGCACGTCCGCCAACTCCACCGCGTCCACCAGCGTGTAGTTGAGGCCGCCGTCGAAGGTGGCCACCTGGCAGCGGGTGGCGGGGCGCTTCTCACACTCGGCGACGAGCTCCTTCTGCTTGAGCTCAATCGCCTTGTAGCGCGCGAGGTCATCCGCGCCGGCCGGCACGGCGGCGAGCACGTCCTTCGTCACGTCCTTGAAGCTGCGCGGCACCTGCACGCGCGCGCCCTTGCCGGGCAGCTCGTCCTCGCGCTTGGAGGCGAGGTAGCCGTCGGTGATGAGGTCGCGCTTCGGGGAGCTGTGCTCCTGGATGATGCCGAAGGCGCAGTGGTGGTTGGTGATGACGAGGCCGGAGGCGGAGATGAAGGCGCCTGTGCAGCCTCCGACGTTGACCGCGCCCGCGAGCAGGCCGGTGCCACGCTGGGGGTCCCACAGCTTCTTGGGCGGAATCTGGAGGCCCTGGGCGCGAAGCCAGGCGGGGTCCAGTTCGAGGACCTGCTGAGGAGTCCACTTGCCTTCGCCGGCCAGGGCCGGGGCCGCGATGAGCGACAGGAGGAGGAGCGTCTTCTTCATGACCCCATTCCCTACCCCGTCCGGCGCCCGCATGCGACCCCCGTTTCTTCAACGCCTTGCGGCACGAGGGGGCATTTTCACAGGAAGAAGAACCCGGCTTAAGTGTTGGGTGTCCCAGGAGGGAGGCAGCCATGAAGACCGCCAGCGGAGCGCAGCTTGATTTCGGCCGGTTGGCCCTCCTCGTCCTGATGTTGGGGGTGGGCTGGTACTTCTGGGACTCGCCCGTCTTCTGGCCGCTGAAGGTGCTGGTGGTGATGATGCACGAGAGCGGGCATGCGCTGGCCACGCTGCTGGTGGGTGGCTCGGTGGACCGCATCCACCTGGCGGCCAACGAGTCCGGCTCCTGCCTGTCGAGCCTGCCACCGGGCTTCTTCGCGAAGGTGACCGTCTACTCGGGGGGCTACCTGGGCAGCGCGGTGGCGGGCGCGGCGCTGCTGCTGGCCACGTTCCGCTTCCAGCTCCGGCGCTGGGTGCTGGGCGCCGCGTGCGTGTGGCTGACGGTGATGGGCCTGCTGTACGCGGGGGACCTGTTCACCCTGGCGTTCTGCCTGGGCACGGCGCTGGTGATGGGCCTGGGCGCGAAGTACCTGCCTGATGGCATGGTGGACGTGCTGAACCTGTTCATCGCGGCGTTCACGGCGCTCTATGCCGTGTTCGACTTGCGGGATGACCTGTGGAACAGCGCGGTGCGCTCGCACAGTGATGCGGCGCTGCTGGCGGAGCTGACCTATGTGCCCTCGATTGTGTGGGCCGTGCTGTGGACGCTACTCGCCGTGGGGCTGCTCGCCGTGGCCGCGTACGTGTCCATGCACGCGAAGCCCAAGGGCCTGCAGATGCCGTCCGTTTCCGCGCGGGCACGAAGGGCCTAGTCGACGCGGCGGTGCCGTATACAGTCATCCGAATGGCAACAGCACCTGAGGTGGAGCAGTACCTCCGAAACAGCGTGAAGACGGCGGTGCTCGGGGGCGACCTGAGCGAGGAAGCGGTGCTGGCACACGTCCAGGAGCTCGTCGAAGACGAGCCCGAAGCCGGTCCCGAGCTGGTGGAGTCGCTGCTGGAGTTTGCCCGGCAAATGATTGATGAGGGCCGCGCCGAGGAGGAGCGGTGGATTGGGCTCACGATGAACGACCGCATCGACCGCGCGTCCTCCTCGCTCGTCGTCTCCCAGCGGGCCACTACCTCGTGCAAATCACTGGCGATGTCCGCGAGGTCATCGATGGCATCGCCTGCTCCGAGCTCGGACGCGCCGACGTTGCCATTGATGTCCAGCGCCTCGTTGTAGAAGCCGAACTCAGGGAAGTGCTTTTCGATGCGCGCTCGCAGCTCGTCGTAGGAGGGCGGAGCTGAGGAAGGCTCCGGGAAGTCGCGCGCATCCGAAGGCGCGTCCGCGAAGTGGGTCGAGAGGGCCAATTGGTCCAGCACCCGCCGCAGCCGGGCCTCGCGCGCATCGGAGTGGCCGCGCCCGTCCACCAGGGAGAGGAATTCCTTCACAACGTCCAGAATCTCCTGCCGGTTCATCAGACACTCCTTCCACCTCGCGTCCAGCCAAGGGCCATGAGTCCATGGCCAAGACGTGCCCCCGGCAAGAAGGAGACTTCACGCAGACGACTGGCGCCAGAACAAGGGCATGAATCATTTGGGTAGCGAGCCCGCTGTCACCTCGGTCGACAGTGGGTGACAACGCCGGTGACACCGTCGCGCGCAAGTCCGTGGATTCGCGAAGCTCCGAGCCCTGGCACCCGTGTTGCTGAAGCCCGCTTCAGCGTCACGAGGAGCCGCTCATGTTCGATGTGGCAGTCATTGGAGCCGGAATGGCGGGCATGGCCACCGCCGCGCGGCTCCAGGCACGAGGCCTTCGCACCATCGTCTTCGAAGCGCATGGACAGCCGGGCGGATGCGCCGGGTTCTTTCGTCAGCGAGGGTTTGCCTTCGATGTGGGCGCCACCACGCTCGTCGACTTCGAGCCCGGTGGCGTGGGTGGTGAGCTGCTCGAAGAACTGGGCCTGTCGCTGGAAGGCGAATTGCTTCCGGGCTACCGCACCTGGCTGCCGGACCGCACCGTCACGCTTCATCGCGACGTGGAGCCCTGGCGCGAGGAACGGTTGCGCCAGCTTGGAAGCACACCCGCGCATCTGCGGTTCTGGCGATTGCTCGACCGGCTCGCCAACGTGTTCTGGAGCGCGAGCCGCGCGGGCATCAAGCTCCCATTCCGGCGTCCGGTGGACGTGCTCCACGCTGCACGGTGCATCCCGCTCACGGGCCTCCCGCTCGCGCGCCACCTGAACTGGACGATGGGTGATGCCCTCCGGGCCCATGGCCTGCGCGACGATGCGCCGCTGTGCGCGCTGCTTGCCATGCTCATCGAGGACACCGTGCATGCCACGCTCGACACGGCGCCGCTCATCAACGCCGCCCTCGGCATCACCATTCGCGGCGCGGGCCTGACTCGGGCCCGGGGCGGCATGGCTGGATTCTGGCGGCGCTTCACCGAGCGCTATCGGCAACTCGGAGGCGTGCTGCGCGTCGGGTGCGCCGTCACGCGCGTCTCCGGAGCGGAAGGAGACTTCGTCGTGCATACGCGCCGGGGAGACTTCGCCGCGGCCCAGGTGGTCAGTGCGCTTCCTCTGTCACTCACGGCCCGACTGGCACCCGAGCCCGTCACGCGAGTGGTTCGCCCGTTCCTCCAGCGCGATGCGGACGCGCTCGGCGGAGCGCTCGTCGTCTTCCTCGGAGTCCCCGAGGACGAAGTGGCCGGAGAGGACTTCACCCATCATCAACTGCTCCACGACTACGCGGCACCACTGGGAGACGGAAACAACATGTTCATCTCCGTGTCCGCACCGGGTGACACGGAGAGCGCCCCGACTGGATTCAGGGCGGTGATGCTCTCCACCCACTGTGAGCTCGCTCCGTGGCAGGGCCTCTCGACGGAGGACTACGAATCTCGCAAGCGCGAGGCGGAGAACAAGCTCATCTCCCTGGCCCGTCGTGTGTACCCCACCCTGGGACAACGCGCCGTCATTCGCGAGACAGGGACGCCCGTCACGTATCAGCGCTATACGCACCGGCCGCTGGGCGCGGTGGGTGGCGTGCGCCAGCGACTCACGAACAGCAATCAGCACGCGGTGCCGCACGACATCGGCGTGCCCGGCTTCTGGCTCGCGGGGGACTCGATGTGGCCGGGACTCGGCACGGTGGCCTGTGTCCTGGGTAGCCGTATCGTCGCGAAGGGCGCACTCCGCCGCGCTCACGCAGCCGACGCTCCACTTCCCACGCCTCGGGAGCTGAAGTCGCCGCTCTCTGTCTCGCGCCGCTGACGCCGCACCTGTCGCGAGACGGCCTGCAACCTCACACGCCTCAAACAACGTGCACCACGGATGCATCTCCGTGCGGGGGCACGCCGCTGCCTGCGGGGCGAAGGTCCAACCGGTCGAGCAACCGTGCGAAGTCCGTGAGGTGACGCGGTCCCGTGAACGCCGTGAGGACATCCTGATGGGCCCGTGTCCCCAGGCGCTCGGCAAGAACATGGTCACAGAGCAGTCTGCGCACGGCGCTGGCGAACTCCGACATGTCCTCCGGGTCGTGCACGAGCAACCCATTCACCTCGTCGACGACCTGGTCCAGGATGCCGCCCACCGCGCTGGCCACCACGGGCCGTGACTTCCACATCGCCTCGGTGACGGTGAGCCCGAAGCCCTCCTGAAGGCTCTTCTGCACCACCACCGTCGCATGCCGCTGGAGCGCGTTGACGATGGCGGCGTTCTCCTCCAAATCCCTCATGGGCAGACACGCCAGGTGGATGCGCTGCCGCAACCAGTGCGGCTGCTGCCGCCACAACTCGATGACGGCGTTGAGTGTGGATGCCGCCTCGGGGTCATCCGCCACGGACCTCACCGCCGGGCCCGCGAGGACCAATTCCGCGCGCAAGCCCGGCATGGCCCGAGCGAGCACCGCGAAGCCACGCTGCACGCCCGCCGGGTCCTTCAGCGGGTCCCACCGCGACACCTGCACCACCAGCGGCATGTCCGGCGTGGGCGCACAGCCGAGCCGCACGATGTCCGCGCCGCGAGACACCCGGGTCGGCAACCCATCCACCCTCGTGAAGAAGGGCTCGGGCGCACCGGGCTCGTTCCGCAGCAGGCCCGCGTGCGCGAGGATGGAGCGTGAGACTTCCGGCGTGAGCGGCTGGTTCTTCACCGAGAAGACGTCGATGGACGGCCGGATGACGATGGCCCGGTCCGCGCACTGCGGCGGCACGTAGGTGGCGCGCGAGAAGATGGCGACCTCCGCGGCGGCGAGCCCCTGCGCGAGGAACTCCCACGCACGCGTCACCTCCGCGTTCCTCGTGTCCGAGCCCACATGGCACCGCCACACCACGCGAGCC comes from Pyxidicoccus parkwaysis and encodes:
- a CDS encoding DUF6891 domain-containing protein, which codes for MATAPEVEQYLRNSVKTAVLGGDLSEEAVLAHVQELVEDEPEAGPELVESLLEFARQMIDEGRAEEERWIGLTMNDRIDRASSSLVVSQRATTSCKSLAMSARSSMASPAPSSDAPTLPLMSSASL
- a CDS encoding phytoene desaturase family protein, with the protein product MFDVAVIGAGMAGMATAARLQARGLRTIVFEAHGQPGGCAGFFRQRGFAFDVGATTLVDFEPGGVGGELLEELGLSLEGELLPGYRTWLPDRTVTLHRDVEPWREERLRQLGSTPAHLRFWRLLDRLANVFWSASRAGIKLPFRRPVDVLHAARCIPLTGLPLARHLNWTMGDALRAHGLRDDAPLCALLAMLIEDTVHATLDTAPLINAALGITIRGAGLTRARGGMAGFWRRFTERYRQLGGVLRVGCAVTRVSGAEGDFVVHTRRGDFAAAQVVSALPLSLTARLAPEPVTRVVRPFLQRDADALGGALVVFLGVPEDEVAGEDFTHHQLLHDYAAPLGDGNNMFISVSAPGDTESAPTGFRAVMLSTHCELAPWQGLSTEDYESRKREAENKLISLARRVYPTLGQRAVIRETGTPVTYQRYTHRPLGAVGGVRQRLTNSNQHAVPHDIGVPGFWLAGDSMWPGLGTVACVLGSRIVAKGALRRAHAADAPLPTPRELKSPLSVSRR
- a CDS encoding RNA polymerase sigma factor, coding for MHAAALALPPLSQLYNEHRPRALAIARRIVGDTDDAEDVVQDVFARLARRAPGFGGRAAWSTWLHRVMVNSSINWLRARKRRERLTHEPQEPLSPELLAVGAEMERHFGEALEDINEQQRQVLYLREVRGLSYPEIARLLRIPEGTVKSTLHRARQRALTLMAERGQQP
- a CDS encoding M50 family metallopeptidase → MKTASGAQLDFGRLALLVLMLGVGWYFWDSPVFWPLKVLVVMMHESGHALATLLVGGSVDRIHLAANESGSCLSSLPPGFFAKVTVYSGGYLGSAVAGAALLLATFRFQLRRWVLGAACVWLTVMGLLYAGDLFTLAFCLGTALVMGLGAKYLPDGMVDVLNLFIAAFTALYAVFDLRDDLWNSAVRSHSDAALLAELTYVPSIVWAVLWTLLAVGLLAVAAYVSMHAKPKGLQMPSVSARARRA
- a CDS encoding S46 family peptidase translates to MKKTLLLLSLIAAPALAGEGKWTPQQVLELDPAWLRAQGLQIPPKKLWDPQRGTGLLAGAVNVGGCTGAFISASGLVITNHHCAFGIIQEHSSPKRDLITDGYLASKREDELPGKGARVQVPRSFKDVTKDVLAAVPAGADDLARYKAIELKQKELVAECEKRPATRCQVATFDGGLNYTLVDAVELADVRLVYAPPRSVGEYGGEEDNWMWPRHTGDFAIIRAYTAPDGTSAPYSDKNVPYKAEFFFPLATEGVKPNDFVMVLGYPGRTYRALLADEMASRQSQVYPRIRDVYGEAIRILEAEGEKDAAGKIAVASQLKSLHNVYKNAGGQLEGLKRGHIVEKQHTAENAVTEWAKKGGAKWADALKAREELLALQGETTKLFEREFLLGSATRLARGPALAATVARLAAEHAKPDLERRPEFMDRELPRLKDRLEREQKNLFLAADKRLLLAFVKRAQALGPNERIAAVDAHFGKTFSEKDVAAKIDAMYAGTKVLTLDERMKMAGETVAQLTARKDPLLAFGLDLAKELDALDDIEDRRDGATLRLRPEWRKAVLAHAGKPVAPDANSTLRVTFAKVQGYSPRDGAIYTPQTTLSGMLAKHTGEEPFDVPEKVSKVAEAKRFGTWMDPRLKDVPVDFLADADTTGGNSGSPTVNGKGQLVGVNFDRVWENVANDFGYNPDVARNVNVDVRYILWMLDQVEDADALLRELGVRKGPPMVRETR
- the gspN gene encoding type II secretion system protein GspN is translated as MPPENKPARWKVFLGYAAFAVVAFILCLFLTFPYDAVRSWLVTHAAQGGLAVRIGSLRPGLAGITATQVRVSKPPQPLSPEVVSALASGEGNVPGAMELGDALVFDSVAARPTLFPPGVAVRANAMGGTLTASVGLLGDVKVHVEADGLKASGGNLPAFTGMDMDGEINGALALTLPKGKTAADADLSQADGELTLDTQGLVIKGGKVSVPMGGGQAVPMDLPKIALGNLTGRIQFEKGLGTVQSLRLKSEDLEALATGTLKLGKKLEYSEPAMDVNIKLDPDFQKRLGLLGAGVTILPPDKKDPSFRAARLAGFLNRPTFLPRR
- a CDS encoding sigma 54-interacting transcriptional regulator, with translation MPELVFFRRGEEVLRVAVDRARLVLGRGEQSDVAIPDPEVSRQQVALLWDGERCRIEDLSGKGTTVAGKSLTTGELADGADLALGQWRAVFRVRAGGEGADQTTEVGHTTSVQTPDAKASRWQAAQVRVKQGLNESVHRLTGEGFTAGKDAACDLVLNDRFASSRHLKVTRRDGVFHVVDLRSTNGTWLGPVRVFEAEVPLPTVLRVGETELVLEAAAQAARKEVADFHGIIGADPSVKQLAELIERVAPSSAAVTVLGESGTGKELVARAIHACSQRANRALIPVNCAAISKELIESELFGHEKGSFTGAANARKGAFEEADGGTLFLDEIGELPLDLQAKLLRALEGGEIKRVGASRPVQVDVRVVAATNRDLLAAAREGRFREDLYYRLCVIPLHLPPLRSRKADLSMLAEHFIRTYAPRGQAVRFTPSALERLQHHAWPGNIRELRNVVHRALLLRKGPVIDAGDISFDQELNRDTGISVPEIPPGMTLEQMLERLERQIVEAALKRCNNNRERVARELGVARSTLFKRLKDWGLTKQDEQE
- a CDS encoding glycosyltransferase, translated to MPSRGLKPSEVSVHAEPLTVFASMVGEKGWRVFMERVERARALMAGRTFWNVNSTARGGGVAEMLPRLLAYARGAGVDARWLVLEGTPDFFRITKRLHHALHGSPGDGSPLGPEERAVYDEVLRDNAEELLALVRPGDVVLLHDPQTAGLAPACAAVGARVVWRCHVGSDTRNAEVTRAWEFLAQGLAAAEVAIFSRATYVPPQCADRAIVIRPSIDVFSVKNQPLTPEVSRSILAHAGLLRNEPGAPEPFFTRVDGLPTRVSRGADIVRLGCAPTPDMPLVVQVSRWDPLKDPAGVQRGFAVLARAMPGLRAELVLAGPAVRSVADDPEAASTLNAVIELWRQQPHWLRQRIHLACLPMRDLEENAAIVNALQRHATVVVQKSLQEGFGLTVTEAMWKSRPVVASAVGGILDQVVDEVNGLLVHDPEDMSEFASAVRRLLCDHVLAERLGTRAHQDVLTAFTGPRHLTDFARLLDRLDLRPAGSGVPPHGDASVVHVV
- a CDS encoding DUF6209 family protein, with translation MRRTSLCLLPLLLAATAAWGQTSIPTLTFNDSALNWSVVQSAPLVPGGQVKILYDTDRLPGCRGTAPDGGPGWAVTGYYQLNDGTVGNFFAGGRPSFPGQSPEAVLELPENGGLALWFQVTNLWGCSEWDSNYGNNFRFDVGSPRIVFGSNWTTAVYGTLKKGGNVVVDYDITRLSGCRQTYNGYQTWDVEAQYRFDGGTVQTAPLTQVVGTFGREQVPAVLAIPTTASHLELWFHNWDRTSCVTWDSAYGQNYHFYPVP